From the Chloroflexus aurantiacus J-10-fl genome, one window contains:
- a CDS encoding AAA family ATPase, with the protein MQTPALIIVTGHPATGKTTLSQALATGLRLPLLSKDAFKEVMFDGLGWSDREWSRRVGATAIMMLYHTAATILQSGQSLIMESNFRVDLDTERMQNLHTIAPFTPIQIRCVASGDVLVERILSRIAQGARHPGHCDDRSPADLELVRSRGDIPPLPLGGPLLTVDTTFPEQIDMNAIVQWVRQHLQSGTAFL; encoded by the coding sequence GTGCAAACACCAGCTCTGATCATCGTGACCGGTCATCCGGCAACCGGTAAAACCACTCTCTCGCAGGCGTTGGCCACCGGCTTACGCCTGCCGCTGCTGAGCAAAGATGCCTTCAAAGAGGTGATGTTTGACGGGTTAGGATGGTCAGATCGGGAATGGTCACGCCGGGTGGGTGCAACCGCGATCATGATGCTCTACCATACTGCGGCAACAATCTTGCAGAGTGGTCAGTCGCTGATTATGGAGAGCAATTTTCGGGTAGACCTCGATACCGAACGGATGCAAAACCTGCACACAATTGCCCCCTTTACTCCGATCCAGATTCGCTGTGTTGCCAGCGGTGATGTCCTGGTTGAACGTATTCTCTCCCGCATCGCACAGGGAGCGCGTCACCCCGGCCATTGTGATGATCGGTCGCCAGCCGATCTCGAACTGGTGCGCAGCCGCGGCGATATTCCACCATTACCGCTCGGAGGACCACTGCTGACGGTTGACACCACCTTTCCCGAACAGATCGATATGAATGCTATCGTGCAATGGGTACGCCAGCATTTGCAATCAGGAACCGCTTTCTTGTAG
- a CDS encoding acyltransferase produces MRPAIIHPTATVDPQAQIGDDTRVWHWTQIREDVVIGSESIIGKGCYFDAGVRVGSRVKIQSNVSVFRGVTIEDGVFVGPHACFTNDKTPRAINPDGTLKGLEDWTVTPTLVKYGASIGANATIVCGITIGRFAMVAAGSVVTRDVPDYGLVMGNPARLAGYVCPCGSRLPGGPTRQTEARTCPACGRVTVIEGNS; encoded by the coding sequence ATGAGGCCGGCTATTATTCATCCCACTGCAACAGTCGATCCGCAGGCCCAAATCGGCGATGATACGCGAGTCTGGCACTGGACGCAAATTCGTGAAGATGTGGTTATTGGCAGCGAGTCGATTATCGGGAAAGGCTGTTATTTCGACGCAGGTGTTCGGGTTGGGAGTCGCGTCAAAATTCAGAGCAATGTCTCAGTCTTTCGCGGGGTTACTATCGAAGATGGCGTCTTTGTCGGACCACATGCCTGTTTTACCAATGACAAAACACCCCGTGCAATCAACCCTGATGGTACGTTGAAAGGCCTGGAGGATTGGACGGTCACCCCGACCCTGGTGAAGTACGGCGCCAGTATCGGTGCTAATGCGACCATTGTCTGTGGTATCACCATTGGACGGTTCGCGATGGTTGCCGCCGGATCGGTCGTTACCCGTGATGTGCCTGATTATGGGCTGGTGATGGGTAATCCGGCCCGTCTGGCCGGTTATGTCTGTCCGTGCGGATCACGTCTGCCGGGTGGCCCAACCCGCCAGACGGAAGCACGAACCTGCCCGGCATGCGGACGGGTGACGGTGATTGAAGGGAACAGCTAA
- a CDS encoding M14 family metallopeptidase, whose product MKYLIFFLFATTTWWSWLSPMQTLPIRTVEVGRSAEGRPIEAVIFGDGPRKLVVIGATHGAPEANTYQLALALIEHFRANPADIPPEVRLVIIPVLNPDGLARGWRFDAAGVDLNRNMDTSHDACPDNDWRQRVQGARGIVSDTGGPYPDSQIESRLIRAFLLDAAGAIFLHSNAGLVFPASCEHPPSIAMAQIYAAAAGYQYARFWDRYTITGGMHDWAGGLGIAAITPELVTGNQPEVAENLAGLRAVLMNAQEVLPLPAEGEVNDMTVPAVIYRFWQALGGEARFGVPLAPAEATATGFRQRFTHAVIEIDETQRDTVRYVRMASLGSEAMTARAYGGTDAIVEAVPWPAGPFADFWQRHGASLVFGDPLSEPFETRLADGSRRIAQYFARAVLLLDPVSGQIDLAPLGLWDAARAELALPSAPQTIR is encoded by the coding sequence ATGAAATATCTCATCTTTTTCTTGTTCGCTACCACTACCTGGTGGTCCTGGTTATCACCAATGCAGACATTGCCCATCCGCACGGTCGAGGTTGGCCGTTCGGCTGAGGGACGCCCGATAGAGGCAGTCATATTTGGTGATGGCCCGCGTAAACTGGTCGTGATCGGGGCTACGCACGGTGCGCCGGAGGCCAACACCTATCAGTTGGCGCTGGCACTGATCGAACATTTTCGCGCCAATCCTGCCGACATCCCGCCCGAAGTACGTCTGGTCATTATTCCGGTCCTCAATCCCGACGGACTGGCCCGCGGCTGGCGGTTTGATGCTGCCGGTGTTGATTTGAATCGGAATATGGACACGTCCCACGACGCCTGTCCAGACAATGACTGGCGGCAGCGTGTGCAGGGTGCGCGAGGGATCGTCTCGGATACCGGTGGTCCCTACCCTGATTCGCAGATCGAGAGCAGGCTCATCCGGGCCTTCTTGCTGGATGCGGCAGGGGCTATCTTTCTTCACTCGAACGCCGGTCTGGTCTTTCCGGCCAGTTGCGAACATCCGCCCTCAATCGCGATGGCCCAAATCTACGCCGCAGCCGCCGGCTATCAGTATGCTCGCTTCTGGGATCGCTACACGATTACCGGCGGTATGCACGATTGGGCGGGTGGTCTGGGGATTGCCGCGATTACCCCTGAACTGGTGACCGGTAATCAGCCGGAAGTCGCCGAGAATCTGGCCGGTTTACGGGCAGTCCTGATGAATGCGCAAGAGGTGTTACCCTTACCCGCAGAGGGAGAGGTTAACGACATGACGGTACCGGCTGTCATCTATCGTTTCTGGCAGGCGCTTGGTGGTGAAGCGCGGTTTGGGGTGCCATTAGCTCCGGCAGAGGCAACGGCGACCGGTTTCCGCCAGCGCTTTACACACGCAGTGATTGAGATTGATGAGACGCAGCGCGATACCGTTCGTTACGTGCGCATGGCTTCCCTGGGCAGCGAGGCGATGACCGCACGTGCGTATGGCGGAACCGATGCGATTGTGGAAGCTGTTCCCTGGCCTGCCGGGCCATTCGCTGACTTCTGGCAGCGACATGGTGCATCCCTGGTGTTTGGTGATCCGCTGAGCGAACCGTTCGAGACCCGCCTGGCCGATGGCAGTCGTCGTATCGCTCAATACTTCGCTCGTGCGGTCTTGCTACTTGATCCGGTCAGCGGTCAGATCGATCTGGCGCCGCTCGGCCTGTGGGACGCGGCGCGTGCTGAACTTGCCTTGCCTTCGGCGCCGCAGACCATTCGTTAG
- a CDS encoding DUF58 domain-containing protein has translation MLPTPRLLMLVLLAVPLIAGAAFVPYLAWVAVIYLVVVGGVLVSDVLLSPRPDQIDVERLHESRLSLGTANLVTILVANTSARPLRFVVRDEYPVEMPVDVDLLPGEAGPFGLCELRYHLRPQRRGDYQFGDIVMRYDGVLGCHRRQVRFPASRPVQVYPNLLEARKYDLLIRRGQLRTIGLRSIRQLGLGGEFEHLRNYTTNDEYRRINWKATARRAQPIVAEIEAERSQHVIAVIDAGRLMAAPVADPSHPDDPGLTRLDYVVNTALMLSFVVLGKGDYAGMLTFAGQVENFIAPRKGKAQFHRLLDALYNVQPQLVEADLPAALTYLDQHQQRRALIVIFTDLSHPAAAQPLISHLRRLSRRHLPLCVTISDPNITGVAGHPVQDSQALFRRLVAEQLADERRMILDQIQRSGALTLDVPATALTVSVVNTYLRLKEEARL, from the coding sequence ATGCTTCCAACACCACGCCTCCTCATGCTCGTATTGCTGGCTGTACCGTTGATTGCCGGTGCAGCGTTTGTACCGTATCTGGCCTGGGTCGCAGTCATCTACCTGGTGGTGGTTGGTGGCGTGCTGGTTAGCGATGTCTTGCTCTCACCGCGACCTGACCAGATTGATGTTGAGCGACTACACGAGTCGCGGCTGTCGCTGGGTACGGCCAATCTGGTCACCATTCTGGTAGCCAATACCTCGGCTCGACCATTGCGCTTTGTTGTGCGGGATGAGTATCCGGTCGAGATGCCGGTTGACGTTGATTTGCTGCCGGGAGAAGCCGGGCCGTTTGGTCTCTGTGAGCTGCGTTATCATCTGCGCCCACAACGGCGTGGCGATTATCAGTTTGGTGATATTGTCATGCGTTACGATGGGGTACTCGGCTGTCATCGGCGGCAGGTGCGCTTCCCGGCTAGCCGACCGGTGCAGGTCTACCCAAATCTACTGGAAGCACGCAAATACGATCTGTTGATCCGGCGCGGTCAATTACGCACGATTGGTTTGCGCTCGATCCGGCAATTGGGGCTGGGGGGCGAATTTGAGCATCTGCGCAACTATACGACCAATGACGAGTATCGCCGGATTAACTGGAAGGCTACTGCTCGTCGTGCGCAACCAATTGTCGCCGAGATTGAGGCCGAGCGCAGTCAGCATGTCATTGCAGTGATTGATGCCGGGCGATTAATGGCGGCACCGGTGGCCGATCCGTCGCATCCTGACGATCCCGGTCTGACCCGCCTCGACTACGTTGTGAATACAGCGTTGATGCTCAGTTTTGTTGTCCTTGGCAAAGGTGATTATGCCGGTATGCTCACCTTTGCCGGTCAGGTTGAGAACTTTATCGCACCACGCAAGGGTAAGGCACAGTTCCATCGCCTCCTCGATGCGCTCTACAATGTCCAGCCGCAACTGGTAGAAGCCGATCTGCCGGCAGCCTTAACCTATCTCGATCAACATCAGCAGCGGCGTGCGCTGATTGTTATTTTTACCGATCTCTCGCATCCGGCGGCTGCACAGCCGCTTATCAGCCATCTGCGCCGGCTGTCGCGTCGGCATTTACCGTTGTGTGTGACGATCAGTGATCCTAATATTACTGGCGTTGCCGGCCATCCGGTACAGGATAGCCAGGCCCTGTTTCGCCGGTTAGTCGCAGAACAGTTGGCCGATGAGCGGCGAATGATTCTTGATCAGATTCAGCGTAGTGGTGCGCTGACGCTCGATGTGCCGGCGACGGCCCTGACCGTTTCGGTTGTGAATACCTATTTGCGCCTGAAAGAGGAGGCGCGGTTGTAA
- the murJ gene encoding murein biosynthesis integral membrane protein MurJ, whose protein sequence is MLFQKYFPTTIWHRLRTVPLREWSTLPLSTAEGSLIFMAAFLISAALGVVRQILFNAHFGIGEEAAALYAAFRLSETISTLIAGGALTNALVPHLLLAARTQQRAISLLVSRVLTLMLVVVIPITFILWLAAPPLLRWFVAPGLDPQTQALATLLTRIMLAELVLLVAEGVLSAVLIARGQFFLPAAGIALRNTMIILSLLLPEPTIITVAIGSLGDSVIQLLILIPGLWHHRLHVRPAWQINDPLVRGTLRLAIPGAISGAINYSNAIVDTAVASLGGQAAGLGAMHNALLLGHLPQRLCGIAIGQAAFPYLAAAAVSRDRKLFQQRWLTTITTAAFLATMSALALIGGGRWLIRLIFERGAFDSAAGDLTFAILQLFALGLPIYVIVEITGRALVALGDARTPLLANGVQLLTRIGVATLLWPIVGVLAVPIATVASGIVEVSILCGILWRRLSMVTDWHTIGDPTVSL, encoded by the coding sequence ATGCTTTTTCAGAAATACTTTCCAACAACCATCTGGCACCGTCTCCGCACCGTGCCGCTGCGGGAATGGTCAACCCTGCCGCTTTCAACTGCAGAAGGTTCGCTCATTTTTATGGCAGCCTTCCTCATCTCAGCCGCACTGGGTGTTGTGCGCCAGATACTCTTCAACGCGCACTTTGGGATTGGCGAAGAGGCGGCAGCGTTATACGCAGCATTTCGTCTCTCGGAAACGATTAGTACCCTGATAGCCGGTGGTGCGTTGACCAATGCGCTTGTGCCACACCTGCTACTGGCTGCGCGTACCCAGCAGCGTGCGATCTCGCTGCTGGTAAGTCGGGTGCTCACCCTGATGCTGGTCGTTGTCATACCCATCACCTTTATCCTCTGGCTGGCTGCCCCACCGTTGCTCCGCTGGTTCGTCGCACCGGGACTCGATCCGCAAACCCAGGCGCTGGCTACGTTGTTGACCCGAATTATGCTCGCCGAACTTGTGCTCCTGGTCGCCGAAGGCGTGCTCAGTGCGGTCTTGATTGCCCGTGGCCAGTTCTTCTTACCGGCAGCCGGGATTGCCCTGCGCAACACGATGATCATTCTCTCGCTATTGCTGCCGGAACCAACCATCATCACTGTAGCCATCGGCTCGCTCGGCGACTCGGTCATTCAACTGCTGATTCTGATTCCTGGCCTGTGGCACCATCGTCTGCATGTGCGTCCGGCCTGGCAGATCAACGACCCGCTGGTACGCGGCACACTCCGTCTGGCGATTCCCGGTGCCATTTCAGGTGCCATCAACTACAGCAACGCGATTGTTGATACAGCGGTTGCCAGCCTGGGTGGACAGGCCGCCGGACTAGGTGCAATGCACAACGCGCTCTTGCTTGGTCACCTACCGCAGCGGCTGTGCGGCATTGCAATCGGCCAGGCTGCCTTTCCGTACCTCGCCGCAGCGGCGGTCAGTCGTGATCGCAAGCTATTTCAGCAACGCTGGCTGACCACCATCACAACTGCGGCTTTCCTTGCGACAATGAGCGCACTTGCCCTGATCGGAGGTGGACGCTGGTTGATTCGTCTGATCTTCGAGCGCGGAGCGTTCGATAGTGCTGCGGGTGATCTGACCTTTGCCATTCTCCAACTCTTTGCACTTGGGCTACCGATCTACGTCATCGTCGAAATTACCGGGCGCGCTCTGGTGGCCCTCGGCGATGCCCGTACCCCCCTGCTTGCGAACGGCGTCCAGTTGCTGACCAGGATTGGCGTAGCAACCTTGCTATGGCCGATAGTGGGAGTACTGGCAGTGCCGATAGCTACCGTTGCCAGCGGGATTGTCGAAGTCAGTATTCTCTGCGGTATCTTGTGGAGACGGCTGTCTATGGTGACGGATTGGCATACTATCGGCGATCCAACCGTATCGCTATAG
- a CDS encoding diguanylate cyclase has protein sequence MTPATPPSDTPESRWPELSTVAAIDILDQLPFAVWIVDTGYRLVYANPAFITQSPPDIPRPIRTGTRMLPDESDVTQHQRWQQSYRRALDGEHVTITTNTTTYHLQLITIDPVRQWILGYAGTFPTTEHDTRFRAAIETLPDPFGMYEVIRNPRNQIVDAQILVVNAAMCQITGYRREELLGQRMLDLWPEFTNDGTFASLRHLVESGAPVRRTTTLLDRHGVQRHIELHAGKLANGFVSIWRDITAQQQLDQKIRQQAELLDQLVDAVIATDLDYVVTSWNRGAERIYGWSASEMIGRRLGERIETRFADTNSEEATAILWQSGRWEGEVEQRRRDGQYVPIHSIVVLIRDKQGTPTGIVAVNRDISERRHFEQLLMKANQRLEQAIVEARRQTAEIMMVNELHDLLQVCQTATEAAEVISFSLQRIFPRQSGYLMVRQAGTANLNLLAQWGEADLAPATMTIDECWALRRGLIHRTCTNAGIRCPHIHSNTPACTSCIPLVVQSEIYGLLHIAGEELPRSELIVMTGDTIKLALSNLELRATLREQAIIDPLTGLYNRRYLESSLPRELHRAQREQLPLTIAMIDIDHFKQFNDTYGHDAGDVLLRELAVIFREHLRQSDLACRYGGEEFVLILPGVNRETARTRLQQLANTVQQRRITFANQLIGPVTISIGYITYERGEYHITTLIQSADAALYAAKRGGRNRVIDFADLPPDQGDE, from the coding sequence ATGACACCAGCAACCCCTCCATCCGATACCCCTGAGTCGCGCTGGCCGGAATTAAGCACTGTAGCGGCAATTGACATACTTGATCAATTGCCTTTCGCAGTATGGATTGTCGATACCGGCTACCGTCTCGTCTACGCTAATCCGGCTTTCATTACTCAATCCCCACCAGACATACCTCGTCCAATTCGTACCGGTACACGAATGCTACCGGACGAAAGTGATGTCACTCAGCACCAGCGCTGGCAGCAGAGCTACCGGCGTGCGCTAGATGGCGAGCATGTCACAATAACCACCAACACGACCACCTATCACCTGCAATTGATCACGATAGACCCGGTACGGCAGTGGATTCTCGGCTACGCCGGCACCTTTCCAACAACGGAACATGACACGCGCTTCCGGGCTGCGATTGAAACACTGCCTGATCCATTTGGCATGTATGAAGTCATTCGCAACCCGCGGAACCAGATTGTTGATGCACAAATCCTGGTTGTCAATGCGGCAATGTGTCAGATTACCGGGTATCGACGCGAAGAACTGCTCGGCCAGCGCATGCTCGATCTCTGGCCCGAATTTACCAACGACGGCACCTTTGCCAGTCTGCGTCACCTGGTTGAGTCAGGAGCACCGGTACGACGTACCACGACCCTCCTTGATCGTCATGGTGTGCAGCGGCATATCGAATTGCATGCCGGCAAGCTCGCCAATGGCTTTGTATCGATCTGGCGTGATATAACTGCTCAGCAGCAGCTCGATCAAAAGATACGACAGCAAGCCGAACTCCTTGATCAACTTGTTGATGCCGTCATTGCGACCGATCTCGATTATGTCGTTACCAGTTGGAACCGTGGAGCCGAACGCATATACGGCTGGTCGGCCAGCGAAATGATTGGTCGGCGCTTAGGTGAACGTATTGAAACACGCTTCGCCGACACCAATTCCGAAGAGGCGACTGCAATTTTGTGGCAGAGCGGACGCTGGGAAGGTGAAGTGGAGCAACGGCGACGCGATGGGCAGTATGTGCCGATCCATTCAATTGTCGTACTGATTCGTGATAAACAAGGCACACCCACCGGCATCGTGGCCGTCAACCGTGACATCAGCGAGCGTCGTCATTTCGAGCAGTTACTGATGAAAGCCAATCAGCGCCTCGAACAAGCCATCGTCGAAGCCCGCCGCCAGACCGCCGAAATCATGATGGTTAACGAATTACACGACCTCTTGCAGGTTTGTCAGACCGCAACGGAAGCGGCGGAGGTCATCTCCTTCAGCCTGCAACGCATCTTTCCACGCCAGAGTGGGTATCTGATGGTACGTCAGGCCGGAACGGCCAATCTCAATTTACTGGCCCAATGGGGCGAAGCAGACCTTGCACCGGCAACCATGACCATCGATGAATGTTGGGCGCTACGCCGGGGATTAATCCATCGCACCTGTACCAATGCAGGCATTCGCTGCCCACATATTCACAGCAACACCCCGGCCTGCACCTCCTGTATCCCTCTTGTTGTGCAGAGTGAAATTTACGGTCTGTTGCACATTGCCGGCGAGGAACTACCACGAAGCGAACTGATTGTTATGACCGGCGATACGATTAAACTGGCGTTGTCCAACCTCGAACTGAGAGCCACCCTGCGTGAGCAGGCGATCATCGATCCGCTGACCGGCCTCTACAATCGCCGCTATCTGGAGAGCAGTCTGCCACGGGAACTCCACCGGGCGCAGCGCGAGCAGTTACCGCTGACGATAGCGATGATTGATATTGATCATTTTAAGCAATTCAACGATACGTATGGCCACGACGCCGGCGACGTTCTCTTGCGCGAACTGGCCGTAATTTTTCGCGAGCATCTGCGTCAAAGCGACCTGGCCTGCCGTTACGGTGGCGAGGAATTTGTCCTGATACTACCGGGAGTCAATCGGGAAACTGCCCGTACTCGCTTACAGCAACTCGCCAATACGGTACAGCAGCGCCGAATCACGTTCGCCAACCAACTGATAGGACCGGTGACCATATCGATTGGCTACATTACGTATGAGAGAGGTGAGTATCACATCACCACCCTCATCCAAAGCGCCGACGCCGCGCTTTATGCAGCCAAGCGCGGCGGACGCAATCGCGTGATTGATTTTGCCGATCTACCGCCCGACCAGGGGGATGAATGA
- a CDS encoding choice-of-anchor Q domain-containing protein, with protein MTKISYSVRWLIALSILLIWTATPVRAAGVVGNGTPASCTEAALRAAVAGGGRITFNCGPQPVTITLSSQLELRQDTEIDGGGPQQGGRVTLSGGGRTRIIWLYDVTLTIRNLTLVNGRSVEGGAIRSAGLNSRVFIYNSIFRNNDSTAGTDEEGGGAISMHFGQLHIEDSLFENNRGINGGAIYNLRCPITVLRSIFRNNDSSHGGVVANFGFGGAIYNDGAGPRDVGGQILIRDSIFIGNKARNFGGAVYSYLYHPDRSEIERSFFADNVVYLNSNGRASGGALVHHNGPLTLRDSTFVNNRSEDIGGAVLVAQSTFHAGWNTALLSNLTVVGNRADAPNADKGNGGGLYFSGGQATVVNVTVAHNYADRLGGGIYNTSNNSADVELRNVIVGANRIGSSHDSVQCFGTFRGSRNLQSPVGRACISGITQADPRVDTAVAAHGGPMPTLALQAGSPAINAGASCPPTDQRGAPRVGACDLGAFEYGSAAPSASLEPPTLLGLNSNGGPLVQLSFTPVNGAVRYDVEARRSDGVVWMLQLLNNSVLLDQGQYTLRLRACNELVCSDFSNGVGVTVTQSPIKSFIPLVGR; from the coding sequence ATGACGAAAATTTCATATTCGGTACGCTGGCTGATCGCCCTTAGCATCCTGCTCATCTGGACAGCAACACCCGTTCGAGCTGCTGGCGTCGTTGGTAATGGTACTCCAGCGAGCTGTACCGAAGCCGCACTACGGGCTGCTGTAGCCGGCGGCGGTCGTATCACCTTCAACTGTGGCCCTCAACCTGTCACTATTACCCTCTCCAGCCAATTAGAGTTACGTCAGGATACTGAGATCGACGGCGGTGGCCCTCAACAGGGTGGCCGGGTGACGCTGAGTGGTGGTGGGCGTACCCGGATTATCTGGCTGTACGATGTGACCCTCACCATTCGTAATCTGACCCTGGTTAATGGGCGAAGTGTGGAAGGTGGCGCGATCCGTTCCGCCGGTCTCAACTCCCGCGTCTTCATTTACAACAGTATTTTCCGTAACAACGATAGCACTGCCGGCACTGATGAAGAGGGCGGTGGAGCAATTTCGATGCACTTCGGCCAGTTACACATCGAAGATAGTTTGTTCGAGAATAATCGGGGTATTAACGGTGGTGCCATCTATAACCTGCGTTGTCCGATCACCGTGCTGCGCTCGATATTTCGGAATAACGATAGTTCGCACGGCGGTGTGGTAGCGAATTTTGGCTTCGGTGGTGCCATCTACAACGACGGGGCCGGCCCGCGCGATGTTGGTGGACAAATTCTGATTCGGGACAGTATCTTTATCGGCAATAAGGCGCGTAACTTTGGTGGTGCGGTGTATTCATACCTCTACCATCCTGATCGCTCTGAAATTGAACGTAGCTTTTTTGCCGATAATGTGGTGTACCTCAACAGTAATGGCCGGGCCAGTGGTGGTGCTCTGGTTCACCATAATGGCCCATTAACCCTACGCGACTCAACGTTCGTGAATAACCGCTCTGAAGATATTGGCGGAGCAGTTCTGGTCGCACAATCGACATTCCATGCGGGCTGGAATACTGCTTTGTTGAGCAATTTGACCGTCGTCGGTAATCGGGCCGATGCGCCGAATGCCGATAAAGGGAACGGTGGCGGTCTTTACTTCAGTGGTGGTCAGGCAACGGTCGTCAATGTGACTGTGGCGCATAATTACGCTGATCGACTGGGTGGCGGTATCTACAATACCTCTAACAACAGTGCCGATGTTGAGTTGCGAAATGTGATTGTGGGTGCCAATCGTATCGGCAGTTCTCACGACTCGGTGCAATGCTTCGGCACGTTTCGCGGTAGTCGTAATTTGCAGAGTCCGGTTGGCCGGGCCTGTATTTCCGGGATTACGCAGGCCGATCCGCGAGTTGATACAGCGGTTGCCGCTCACGGCGGCCCGATGCCCACGCTTGCCTTGCAGGCCGGTAGTCCGGCGATCAACGCCGGTGCCAGTTGTCCGCCGACCGATCAACGCGGTGCCCCGCGGGTTGGTGCCTGTGATCTCGGTGCGTTCGAGTATGGCTCGGCTGCCCCATCTGCCAGTCTCGAACCACCGACATTACTTGGTTTGAACAGTAATGGTGGGCCGCTTGTCCAGCTCTCGTTTACGCCGGTCAATGGTGCTGTGCGCTACGACGTGGAAGCACGACGCTCTGATGGTGTGGTCTGGATGTTGCAGTTACTCAACAACAGTGTGTTGCTCGATCAGGGGCAGTATACGTTACGCCTGCGTGCCTGCAATGAGCTGGTATGTAGTGATTTCAGTAATGGGGTGGGAGTCACCGTGACGCAGTCCCCCATCAAGTCATTCATCCCCCTGGTCGGGCGGTAG